In a genomic window of Ralstonia nicotianae:
- a CDS encoding Mpo1-like protein — translation MATTDAHRFGSFAEFYPYYLGEHRNRTCRRLHFAGSTLALVCLIQLVFTGSLWWLLAAAVSGYAFAWVGHFAFEKNRPATFRHPIYSLMGDWVMYRDIWIGKIPF, via the coding sequence ATGGCCACCACCGACGCGCACCGCTTCGGCAGCTTCGCCGAGTTCTATCCGTACTACCTCGGCGAGCACCGCAACCGCACCTGCCGGCGCCTGCATTTCGCGGGATCGACGCTCGCGCTGGTGTGCCTGATCCAGCTGGTGTTCACGGGCAGTCTGTGGTGGCTGCTGGCCGCGGCCGTCAGCGGCTACGCCTTTGCCTGGGTCGGTCACTTCGCCTTCGAGAAGAACCGCCCCGCCACCTTCCGCCACCCGATCTACAGCCTCATGGGCGACTGGGTGATGTACCGCGACATCTGGATCGGCAAGATTCCGTTCTGA
- a CDS encoding alpha/beta fold hydrolase — protein sequence MEWTVQGRRAYAYTGGKPFDPALPCVIFVHGAQNDHSVWGLQTRWFAHHGFSVLAVDLPAHGRSAGAPLTTVEAMADWVMALAQAAGVARPAMVVGHSMGSLIALECASRYADRVGRIALVATAWPMKVSEALLEAALNDTPAAIEMVNAWSHSSLANKPSAPGPGFWMHGGSQRLMERVARGSQAPVFHTDFSACNAYARGAQAMATVQCPALVIVGDKDQMTPARAGRQVAAGLAGSRVVALPCGHAIMGECPDGTLDALIAFARERAAVAA from the coding sequence ATGGAATGGACCGTACAAGGCCGGCGCGCCTATGCCTACACCGGCGGCAAGCCGTTCGATCCGGCGCTGCCATGCGTGATCTTCGTGCACGGCGCGCAGAACGACCATTCGGTGTGGGGCCTGCAAACCCGCTGGTTCGCCCACCACGGCTTCAGCGTGCTGGCGGTCGACCTGCCCGCGCACGGCCGCAGCGCCGGCGCCCCGCTGACGACCGTCGAGGCCATGGCCGACTGGGTGATGGCGCTGGCGCAGGCCGCCGGCGTCGCCCGGCCGGCGATGGTGGTCGGGCACAGCATGGGCTCGCTGATTGCGCTGGAGTGCGCGTCGCGATACGCCGACCGCGTCGGACGCATCGCGCTGGTGGCCACCGCCTGGCCGATGAAGGTGTCGGAGGCCCTGCTCGAGGCGGCACTGAACGACACGCCGGCCGCCATCGAGATGGTCAACGCCTGGTCGCACTCCAGCCTGGCCAACAAACCGTCCGCGCCGGGCCCCGGCTTCTGGATGCACGGCGGCAGCCAGCGCCTGATGGAGCGCGTCGCGCGCGGCTCGCAGGCGCCGGTGTTCCATACGGATTTCTCGGCCTGCAACGCCTATGCGCGCGGCGCGCAGGCCATGGCGACAGTGCAGTGCCCCGCACTCGTGATCGTCGGAGACAAAGACCAGATGACGCCCGCGCGCGCCGGCAGGCAGGTCGCCGCCGGGCTGGCGGGCAGCCGCGTGGTGGCCCTCCCCTGCGGCCACGCCATCATGGGAGAATGTCCGGACGGCACGCTCGATGCGCTGATCGCCTTTGCGCGCGAGCGCGCCGCCGTCGCCGCGTAA